A part of Aegilops tauschii subsp. strangulata cultivar AL8/78 chromosome 2, Aet v6.0, whole genome shotgun sequence genomic DNA contains:
- the LOC109734256 gene encoding uncharacterized protein encodes MQRASLASALLLLCSLCSFFAQPSQAFLDGTRGAGACISRLLGEGFGDEKIPMAVVVPSVPDYSPLPAPTAVAVAAPAPAPTPTPTPTPVPGSEEYMPKLPSERLSPGAPASGNAGAPAPAASGDGASTAFISSNPAVPLPAGVTDSATVLPMPTPGQEQRQDVGMGTLLQARAVPLVAPLLMVLYF; translated from the exons ATGCAGCGCGCGTCGCTCGCGTCCGCcttgctgctgctctgctccctcTGTTCCTTCTTCGCGCAGCCGTCGCAGGCGTTCCTCGACGGCACGCGCGGCGCAGGGGCGTGCATTTCTCGG CTGCTTGGCGAGGGCTTCGGCGACGAGAAGATCCCCATGGCCGTCGTGGTGCCGTCGGTGCCAGATTACTCCCCGCTGCCGGCACCGACCGCTGTCGCGGTCGCCGCGCCTGCGCCTGCGCCCACGCCCACGCCAACGCCAACGCCGGTGCCCGGCTCGGAGGAGTACATGCCGAAGCTGCCGTCGGAGAGGCTGAGCCCTGGGGCGCCGGCCAGCGGCAATGCGGGCGCGCCGGCGCCTGCCGCGTCGGGCGATGGGGCGAGCACCGCATTCATCAGCAGCAACCCCGCGGTGCCGCTCCCCGCCGGCGTCACCGACTCCGCCACCGTCCTGCCCATGCCCACCCCTGGACAAGAGCAACGgcag GACGTGGGGATGGGCACCCTGCTTCAGGCTAGGGCGGTGCCGTTGGTCGCTCCTCTCCTCATGGTGCTCTACTTTTGA